The Chthoniobacterales bacterium genome includes a window with the following:
- a CDS encoding autotransporter-associated beta strand repeat-containing protein, translated as MNASPTAVLSSIRSRKRTSRFFFLLTLALLCVIVAPLRAADVTWNNGQGNFLWNTTDMNWSSGIWNNANGDGAIFGSTGVGTVSVALPINVNSIGLIAGGYVLNGSGPLNFVSGTSSLGTRKAFVDTGLTATINTPINSSFGLTKAGQGILQLAGPLTFSGFGLSLTSATNILPVDIYAGGISSQTPTQYSGTTQIMNTSVLPATTRLGISDGLFDFGALNITLGSITFYNDTDFFAFNPATNTAGLGITGTGTLRVTGEINVLGNVFNFSVGSNTIAPNLDFGGGTQIIRVSNAVTQNQWGALQLMGVLSNGSLLKTLSYNQNGVMAPGDGIGLFGNNTYTGSTRIGGGFSAVTGTNASTSVEVIGNTGQGALSLQGANGSYLSATTIQVFSGATFQIENNASIGGAGNFSPTIPGAQNNNRLADNVALQLRDANFTYRGQNNVAASETIGSVSVLGGNNVFTINTGGTGTATFTIASDLTVAARSTLTLSSTSLAVNDKVFVNGTLPPVDATGILPRIVQTTDFLTYNGATGLTPYTGYSTDFSTSGTNVSVTAAATVSSSVNINALKRGTTSFALTLGGGVTLGINSGMVLSTGGTGTYTGGTIAFGSAPGTFFGTNTVSSAITGSAGLLNSTGTLTLSGDLSGLAGTITENTIGTIALATNTFGGSIEVREGAFNINISQTLAGQGAITLGVSANDPDMVGAVPSLSISGAGANATIGRDIIVNNGTQANVGVALGNSFMAGLSPLNNTTGSQTLTGNITVNTPFRIQGGGATGTGSTNFMGNISGPSSIRVVNGRMTFSGNYSNAGGFWLGETGNNTQVTFNGTPGATAPLIINGTNNNSFIAYTSGALPTGLISTNNSNTSGLAFLTPLDNSTINNNFVLNGVGYNINPPSGSIPIAGSGSVGANIGSGLSSIWTGQISGAGGLVKNGPGILTLSNASNTYTGITTINAGTLLINGNTSGSLMNVNGGTLGGSGTVGGIIATNGSVAPGNSAGVLTSAGNVTFNTATTFTIEIGGVNFGTGYDQLQVTGTVSLGAGVTTLSGTLINGFTPTPGQQFAIIQSTDVLTGTFAQGSSINIDGTDFTITYNANSVVLTVAAPTPTPTPTPSPTATATATPTATPTATPTATPTATPTATPTATPTATPTATPTATPTATPTATPTATPTATPTATPTATPTATPTATATATPTATATATPTATATTTPTATATATPTATATATPTATATATPTATATATATPTATASPTATPTATPTATPSATPTATPVISPTPTATATPTPTATATASPTPTATATASATATATATPTAAPARPMNLSSRLNVGTGDKLMIGGFIITGNAPKKIVLRGMGPVLAGSGITNFLADPFLELRGSNGLLIQSNDNWKDTQRAEIEATGLQPGDDRESAMVVTLAPGAYTALLTGKNGTTGVGVVEVYDASASSDSHLGNISTRGFVQSGNNVLIAGFILGGSTANGNVVVRGMGPSLSQFGLNGVLADPTIELRDSNGTVLITNDDWESDPVSAAALIASQLAPSDPKESGIYTSLPPGAFTAILAGKNGGVGIGLVEVYSVQ; from the coding sequence ATGAACGCGTCTCCCACAGCCGTATTGTCGTCAATTCGTTCCCGTAAGCGCACCTCGCGCTTCTTCTTTTTACTCACGCTCGCGCTTCTCTGCGTTATCGTCGCTCCGCTCCGCGCCGCTGATGTAACCTGGAACAATGGCCAGGGAAATTTTCTCTGGAACACCACCGACATGAACTGGTCTTCGGGCATCTGGAATAACGCGAACGGAGACGGCGCGATCTTCGGCTCGACCGGCGTCGGTACGGTCAGCGTCGCTTTGCCGATCAACGTCAACAGTATTGGCTTAATCGCGGGCGGCTATGTCCTGAATGGCTCCGGCCCGCTCAACTTCGTCAGTGGCACCAGTTCGCTTGGCACCAGGAAAGCCTTCGTGGATACCGGTCTCACCGCCACGATCAACACGCCAATCAACAGCTCGTTTGGCCTGACGAAGGCGGGCCAGGGAATCTTGCAGTTGGCCGGGCCTCTTACTTTTAGCGGCTTCGGCTTATCCCTTACCAGCGCGACTAACATTCTCCCCGTCGACATTTACGCGGGAGGAATCAGCAGCCAAACTCCGACCCAGTACAGTGGCACTACCCAGATTATGAACACCAGCGTTCTGCCCGCGACCACGCGTCTCGGCATTTCCGATGGCCTGTTTGATTTTGGCGCCCTGAACATCACCCTGGGCTCGATCACCTTTTATAACGACACGGATTTCTTCGCCTTTAATCCGGCCACTAACACGGCCGGTCTTGGTATTACCGGCACCGGGACCCTGCGCGTCACCGGCGAGATCAATGTTCTGGGAAATGTGTTTAACTTCAGTGTCGGCAGCAACACGATCGCTCCCAACCTGGATTTCGGCGGCGGCACCCAGATCATCCGCGTCTCAAACGCCGTAACCCAGAATCAGTGGGGAGCGCTGCAACTGATGGGGGTTCTTTCCAACGGTTCGCTCCTCAAGACGCTGAGTTACAATCAGAACGGCGTTATGGCCCCCGGCGATGGGATCGGCCTGTTCGGCAACAATACCTACACCGGATCGACTCGAATCGGTGGCGGTTTCAGCGCCGTCACTGGCACGAATGCTTCTACTTCGGTTGAAGTGATTGGAAATACCGGTCAGGGCGCACTTTCGCTCCAAGGCGCCAACGGCTCTTATCTTTCAGCCACCACGATCCAGGTATTCTCCGGCGCCACCTTCCAAATTGAGAATAACGCGTCCATCGGCGGAGCCGGGAACTTTTCTCCGACAATTCCTGGGGCGCAGAATAACAATCGTTTGGCGGACAACGTCGCGCTTCAGCTACGCGACGCCAACTTTACTTACCGGGGGCAAAATAATGTCGCTGCCTCCGAGACGATCGGCAGCGTCAGCGTGCTCGGCGGAAACAATGTCTTTACGATAAATACCGGTGGGACTGGCACAGCCACCTTTACCATTGCGAGCGATCTCACCGTGGCGGCGCGATCGACCCTCACCCTGAGCTCGACCAGCCTTGCCGTTAACGACAAGGTTTTTGTGAACGGCACCCTTCCCCCCGTGGACGCGACCGGCATCTTGCCGCGCATTGTCCAGACGACTGACTTCCTTACTTACAACGGCGCGACCGGACTCACGCCTTACACCGGTTATTCTACTGACTTCAGCACATCCGGAACGAACGTTTCGGTGACCGCGGCCGCCACGGTTAGTTCTTCGGTGAATATCAACGCCCTAAAGCGCGGCACCACCTCCTTTGCTCTCACGCTTGGAGGCGGTGTCACTCTGGGAATCAATTCCGGAATGGTCCTGAGCACTGGCGGCACAGGCACCTACACTGGCGGAACGATTGCCTTCGGCTCCGCCCCCGGCACCTTCTTTGGCACCAATACCGTGAGTAGCGCCATCACCGGCAGCGCTGGCTTACTAAATTCCACCGGCACGCTTACCCTGAGCGGCGACTTGTCCGGACTTGCTGGAACGATCACAGAGAACACCATAGGAACGATCGCCCTGGCTACGAACACCTTCGGTGGCTCGATCGAAGTTCGCGAGGGGGCTTTTAATATTAACATCAGCCAGACGCTCGCTGGTCAGGGAGCGATTACCCTGGGCGTCTCAGCCAACGACCCCGATATGGTGGGTGCAGTTCCCAGCCTCAGTATCTCGGGCGCAGGCGCCAACGCCACCATCGGTCGTGACATTATCGTTAATAACGGCACTCAGGCCAACGTCGGTGTAGCGCTTGGCAACTCTTTCATGGCCGGGCTGAGTCCCCTGAATAATACCACTGGTTCTCAAACCCTCACCGGTAATATCACGGTGAACACCCCATTCCGGATCCAAGGCGGCGGCGCCACCGGAACCGGGTCCACCAATTTCATGGGTAACATCTCCGGTCCCTCCTCCATTCGCGTCGTCAACGGGCGCATGACGTTCTCGGGTAACTACAGCAACGCTGGTGGCTTCTGGCTCGGCGAAACAGGGAACAACACCCAGGTGACCTTCAATGGCACACCAGGCGCCACAGCCCCGCTTATCATTAATGGCACGAACAACAATAGTTTCATCGCCTACACCTCCGGAGCGCTGCCCACCGGCTTGATCTCGACGAACAATTCGAACACGAGCGGGCTGGCCTTCCTCACCCCGCTGGATAATTCGACCATCAACAACAATTTCGTCCTCAACGGAGTCGGGTATAATATCAACCCCCCAAGCGGCAGCATTCCGATCGCGGGGAGTGGAAGCGTCGGCGCCAACATTGGCAGCGGCCTTAGTTCCATTTGGACGGGGCAAATAAGCGGCGCGGGCGGCCTTGTGAAAAATGGCCCCGGCATCCTGACTCTCAGCAACGCCTCGAATACGTACACCGGCATCACGACGATTAACGCCGGGACTTTGCTGATAAACGGCAACACTTCCGGCAGTTTGATGAATGTTAACGGGGGGACGCTGGGCGGCTCCGGCACAGTCGGCGGCATTATCGCGACCAATGGATCCGTGGCCCCAGGAAACAGCGCCGGCGTGCTGACTTCCGCCGGCAATGTGACCTTCAACACGGCAACGACTTTCACCATCGAAATCGGCGGCGTGAATTTCGGCACCGGATATGATCAGCTGCAAGTTACTGGGACCGTTAGTCTCGGGGCCGGTGTCACTACCCTCAGCGGCACGCTCATCAACGGCTTCACGCCCACACCCGGACAACAGTTCGCCATCATTCAAAGCACCGACGTGCTCACCGGCACGTTCGCGCAAGGCTCTTCTATCAACATTGATGGCACCGATTTCACCATTACTTATAACGCGAACAGCGTCGTCCTGACCGTTGCGGCGCCCACGCCAACGCCAACGCCAACCCCCTCACCGACCGCAACGGCGACAGCGACGCCAACCGCTACCCCGACTGCGACACCCACGGCTACACCTACCGCGACGCCAACTGCCACCCCGACGGCGACGCCGACCGCGACTCCGACCGCAACACCAACTGCAACGCCAACCGCAACCCCAACGGCGACTCCGACCGCGACGCCAACTGCAACGCCGACCGCGACGCCGACTGCAACACCGACCGCGACGCCAACCGCAACCGCCACTGCGACTCCGACCGCAACTGCCACTGCGACCCCGACCGCAACCGCCACTACGACGCCAACCGCAACCGCCACTGCGACGCCAACCGCAACTGCCACTGCGACTCCGACCGCAACTGCCACCGCGACTCCAACCGCAACTGCTACGGCAACCGCTACCCCCACGGCCACAGCTAGTCCGACTGCGACCCCAACCGCGACGCCGACTGCGACCCCCTCCGCAACTCCGACCGCGACGCCCGTAATCTCACCGACGCCTACGGCCACGGCGACACCTACACCGACGGCCACTGCTACGGCTTCCCCTACCCCAACCGCCACTGCCACGGCTTCCGCGACCGCTACTGCTACGGCCACCCCAACGGCGGCGCCAGCTCGGCCGATGAACCTCTCCAGTCGTCTCAACGTCGGCACCGGTGACAAACTTATGATCGGCGGCTTCATTATCACCGGGAACGCGCCGAAGAAGATCGTCCTCCGCGGAATGGGCCCGGTCCTCGCCGGTTCTGGCATCACCAATTTCCTTGCCGACCCGTTCCTGGAACTGCGCGGCTCCAACGGCTTGCTGATCCAGTCGAACGATAATTGGAAGGACACGCAACGCGCAGAGATCGAGGCCACTGGCCTGCAACCGGGTGACGATCGCGAATCTGCGATGGTGGTCACCCTTGCACCCGGAGCGTACACCGCTCTCCTCACCGGCAAGAATGGAACTACCGGCGTCGGCGTTGTGGAAGTTTACGATGCGAGCGCCAGCTCCGATTCACACCTGGGTAACATCAGCACCCGCGGCTTTGTCCAATCCGGAAACAACGTCCTTATCGCCGGGTTCATCCTGGGCGGCAGCACCGCCAACGGCAACGTCGTGGTCCGCGGGATGGGCCCATCGCTCAGCCAGTTCGGTCTTAACGGCGTCCTCGCGGATCCGACAATCGAGCTGCGCGACAGCAATGGCACTGTCTTGATCACAAACGACGACTGGGAGAGCGATCCGGTTTCTGCCGCGGCCCTCATTGCCAGTCAGCTCGCGCCGTCCGATCCGAAGGAATCCGGTATCTACACTTCCCTGCCGCCCGGCGCCTTCACGGCCATCCTTGCTGGGAAGAACGGCGGCGTCGGTATCGGACTCGTCGAGGTCTACAGCGTTCAGTAA
- a CDS encoding ion transporter, whose product MPFAEHRPTRSQPAWKHRLYSIIFESDTRAGRAFDIGLLIAIGVSITVVMLESVEFIWTAHAVLLRSLEWACTILFTLEYAARLACVRRPLRYVWSFYGVIDLFAFLPSYINLFIPTANFLLMVRVLRLLRIFRILKLSEFMEESETLMAALYSSRRKIAVFISTVLAVVLIMGTIMYLVEGPENGFESIPRGVYWSIVTITTVGYGDVTPHTVLGRTLACFLMIMGYGIIAVPTGIFAVELREAAKAKEGPACSACGTVETDREARFCRRCGRALG is encoded by the coding sequence ATGCCTTTTGCCGAACATCGCCCGACCCGCAGCCAGCCGGCGTGGAAGCATCGGCTCTACTCGATCATCTTCGAGAGCGACACGCGGGCGGGAAGAGCATTCGACATTGGGCTGCTGATCGCGATTGGAGTCAGCATCACGGTGGTGATGCTGGAAAGCGTGGAGTTCATCTGGACCGCCCACGCTGTTCTGCTGCGCAGCCTGGAATGGGCCTGCACCATCCTTTTCACTCTTGAGTACGCGGCGCGCCTGGCCTGTGTGCGGCGTCCCCTGCGTTATGTCTGGAGTTTCTACGGGGTCATTGACCTGTTCGCGTTTCTCCCGAGTTACATCAATCTCTTTATCCCGACCGCGAATTTCCTTCTGATGGTCCGGGTCCTCCGGCTCCTGCGCATCTTTCGAATTCTCAAGCTCTCGGAGTTCATGGAAGAGAGCGAGACACTCATGGCCGCGCTCTACTCCAGCCGGCGCAAGATCGCCGTTTTCATCTCCACCGTGCTGGCGGTCGTTCTCATCATGGGCACGATCATGTATCTGGTCGAAGGTCCGGAGAATGGTTTTGAAAGCATTCCTCGCGGGGTTTATTGGTCGATTGTCACGATCACGACCGTTGGCTACGGAGACGTGACGCCGCACACGGTGCTCGGGCGCACTCTGGCCTGTTTCCTCATGATTATGGGCTACGGCATCATCGCTGTGCCTACCGGCATTTTTGCCGTGGAACTGCGCGAAGCCGCCAAAGCGAAGGAAGGACCAGCGTGTTCGGCCTGTGGGACAGTTGAAACGGATCGCGAGGCGCGTTTCTGCCGGCGCTGCGGGAGGGCGCTGGGGTAG
- a CDS encoding alpha/beta hydrolase, with protein MKCPACRSEIDDRSYRCRHCRRICSYRRLCWRYRYVVLIIIVLIGFWTLPGLIRQRFVHGYDKLPAGAAVSDATTLGWLGLTDKEWFCVEPHYKGNLLHLRHKVFQAKDVIVFVHGFIGDYINTWGKPSMLLDDPRFNRNYDFVFYGFKTALFGDVPAFDEEANRLDRTLTHLEEDYKSITIVTHSKGGLLAMRTLLNRVHDFPTKQPYKIHRIVMFTPLTENVSLAGQQEVVKILGEQSADIAQMQANTYSELGRVKEDLKALLEPQDPMAQARKEAFMKDVAEHLYVINAERDEVVDVGPDGEKVVSEAMRKLSQLPTQGVPRLVTLRYSDIGGSQEEARETRSGVKDPSYAHGIVVKMGAQGAFSFFNHFEELLYDRIGLPPRSLAANAEQIRQSTHDRIEDTIFEMNKFVVDKNAMVGLAWKDISDAVRARFKDVPEPARTKQMEDLTRQAYYVYIFLSLYARMDGLRSRGILSPNDDMIVTWKRSWLPNLMQSELGRWMLDNNLMEYYSETMVKDLRAAAAPAATPKASPQTGGN; from the coding sequence ATGAAATGCCCGGCCTGTCGTTCCGAGATTGACGATCGCTCGTACCGTTGCCGGCATTGCCGCCGGATCTGTTCGTACCGGCGCCTTTGCTGGCGGTATCGTTACGTCGTCCTGATAATTATTGTCCTGATCGGATTCTGGACGCTCCCCGGACTGATCAGGCAAAGATTCGTGCACGGTTACGACAAGCTGCCCGCGGGCGCGGCGGTCTCGGATGCCACGACCCTGGGATGGCTTGGACTGACCGATAAGGAATGGTTTTGCGTGGAGCCGCATTACAAGGGCAACCTGCTTCATCTGCGGCATAAGGTTTTCCAAGCCAAGGACGTCATCGTTTTCGTCCACGGGTTCATCGGAGATTACATCAACACCTGGGGCAAGCCGAGCATGTTGCTGGACGATCCGCGGTTTAATCGGAACTACGACTTTGTCTTTTATGGATTCAAAACGGCGCTCTTTGGGGACGTGCCCGCGTTCGATGAGGAAGCGAACAGGCTCGATCGCACCCTGACTCATCTCGAGGAGGATTATAAAAGCATCACGATCGTGACTCACAGCAAGGGCGGTCTGCTGGCGATGCGCACGCTTCTCAATCGCGTTCACGACTTTCCAACGAAGCAACCGTACAAGATCCACCGCATCGTCATGTTTACGCCGCTGACCGAAAACGTCTCCCTCGCGGGGCAGCAGGAGGTCGTGAAAATACTCGGCGAGCAGAGCGCGGATATCGCGCAAATGCAGGCGAACACCTACTCAGAACTTGGCCGCGTGAAGGAGGACCTGAAGGCGTTGCTTGAGCCGCAGGATCCCATGGCCCAGGCGCGGAAGGAAGCGTTCATGAAGGATGTGGCCGAACATCTTTACGTCATCAATGCCGAGCGGGACGAAGTCGTGGATGTGGGACCGGACGGCGAAAAGGTCGTGAGCGAAGCAATGCGAAAATTGAGCCAGCTGCCGACTCAGGGCGTGCCGCGGTTGGTCACGCTTCGCTACAGTGACATCGGCGGATCACAGGAAGAGGCGCGAGAAACAAGAAGTGGAGTGAAAGATCCGAGTTATGCGCACGGCATCGTAGTGAAGATGGGAGCGCAAGGCGCTTTCTCATTCTTCAATCATTTCGAGGAACTGCTCTACGATCGCATTGGTCTGCCGCCGCGAAGCCTTGCGGCCAACGCCGAACAGATCAGGCAAAGCACGCATGATCGAATCGAGGACACCATTTTCGAGATGAACAAGTTCGTCGTCGACAAGAACGCGATGGTCGGCCTGGCCTGGAAGGACATTTCCGACGCCGTTCGGGCCAGATTCAAAGATGTCCCGGAGCCGGCCCGGACCAAGCAAATGGAAGACCTCACCAGGCAAGCCTACTACGTCTATATCTTCCTCAGCTTGTATGCGCGGATGGACGGTCTGCGAAGCCGCGGAATTCTCTCGCCGAACGATGACATGATCGTCACTTGGAAGCGCTCCTGGCTGCCAAACCTGATGCAATCGGAGTTAGGCCGCTGGATGCTGGATAATAACCTGATGGAGTATTACTCCGAGACGATGGTCAAGGACCTGCGAGCGGCTGCAGCACCGGCTGCCACTCCCAAAGCATCACCGCAAACAGGCGGTAATTAA
- a CDS encoding alpha/beta hydrolase has product MIIALIGYWTVPGLIRRWFARDYNNLALGALVSDQMTLGWLGLTDKGWFCEEPHYKGALLHLRHNVFQAKDVIVFVRGFTGDYVNTWGKPKVLLDDPRFNRNYDFVFCGFEKALYGDAAAFDEGAAKLDNLLSHLEDNYKTITIVAHGKGSLLAMRTLLNRAKDFPKKQPYKIHKIVLFSPPTENVVLAQHTELVKLLGGQRAELERIQASTESELGRVKEDLKALLDPRDPAGQARMETFKREVTDHLYVINAERDGVVDVGPNGEKIINEGVRTLSESPTLGPPRLVTLRYSDIGGTEEDAREKKSGVKNPAYAHAILIRMGEQKDFSFFDRFEQLLFDRIGVPPRSLSADVEQIRQSTFDRINSTIFEMNRFVVDRNPMVGLCWRNIADAVKARLQNVPEAQRQKETEELVKQIYYVYIVLDQYSQLDDLRNRGYMSVDDPKLAEWKRSMLPNLMQSDVGKWMFESNLTEYYTEQMNKDLREAVASIEKPAVTAP; this is encoded by the coding sequence GTGATCATCGCGCTGATTGGATACTGGACCGTCCCCGGCCTGATCAGGCGATGGTTTGCCCGGGATTATAACAACCTGGCTCTCGGCGCCCTCGTTTCCGATCAAATGACTCTCGGCTGGCTTGGACTGACGGACAAAGGATGGTTTTGCGAAGAACCACATTACAAAGGCGCCCTGTTGCATCTGCGGCACAACGTTTTTCAGGCCAAGGACGTGATTGTTTTCGTGCGCGGGTTCACCGGCGATTACGTCAACACCTGGGGCAAACCGAAAGTCCTGCTTGATGACCCGCGGTTCAATCGAAACTACGATTTCGTGTTTTGCGGGTTCGAGAAGGCGCTCTATGGCGATGCGGCAGCGTTTGATGAGGGAGCGGCAAAGCTGGATAACCTGCTCAGCCACCTGGAGGATAATTATAAGACCATCACGATCGTCGCCCACGGCAAGGGCTCACTGCTCGCGATGCGCACTCTTCTTAATCGGGCGAAAGATTTTCCAAAGAAACAACCTTATAAGATTCACAAGATTGTCCTGTTCTCGCCGCCGACCGAGAATGTTGTTTTAGCGCAACACACCGAGCTCGTGAAGCTGCTGGGCGGGCAGAGGGCGGAGCTGGAACGAATTCAAGCCAGCACCGAGTCGGAGCTGGGAAGGGTGAAGGAGGATTTGAAGGCCTTGCTTGATCCACGCGACCCGGCCGGCCAGGCGCGCATGGAGACATTCAAACGGGAAGTGACCGACCATCTCTACGTCATCAACGCCGAGCGCGACGGGGTGGTTGATGTCGGGCCTAACGGCGAAAAGATCATAAACGAAGGAGTGCGAACGCTGAGTGAATCGCCCACGCTCGGCCCGCCTCGGCTGGTCACGCTTCGCTATAGCGACATCGGTGGGACGGAAGAGGACGCGCGCGAGAAGAAAAGCGGAGTGAAGAATCCTGCCTATGCGCATGCCATCCTGATCAGGATGGGCGAACAGAAGGATTTCTCATTCTTTGATCGTTTCGAGCAGTTGCTCTTCGATCGCATTGGCGTGCCTCCGCGAAGTCTCTCGGCCGATGTCGAACAGATTCGGCAAAGCACGTTCGATCGAATTAATTCCACGATATTTGAGATGAACCGGTTCGTGGTCGACCGAAATCCGATGGTGGGTCTTTGCTGGCGTAATATCGCCGACGCGGTGAAGGCAAGACTTCAAAATGTCCCGGAGGCTCAGCGGCAGAAGGAGACGGAAGAATTGGTCAAACAGATTTACTATGTTTACATCGTTCTCGATCAGTATTCGCAGCTCGATGACCTGCGTAACCGCGGATACATGTCCGTGGACGACCCCAAGCTCGCCGAGTGGAAGCGCTCCATGTTGCCCAACCTGATGCAATCGGACGTGGGAAAGTGGATGTTCGAGAGCAACCTGACGGAGTATTACACCGAACAGATGAACAAGGATTTGCGAGAGGCGGTGGCGAGCATCGAGAAGCCGGCGGTCACCGCGCCGTGA
- the tsaA gene encoding tRNA (N6-threonylcarbamoyladenosine(37)-N6)-methyltransferase TrmO yields the protein MNEYTLEPVGFIRSTVQGREDAPRQGPEGAPDAWLEIEPRFADALLGMEVGHELIVITWLDKADRAVLKNHPRSDESRPLTGVFYTRSPARPNPLGLHPVIVREIDGTRLKIGPIEAFDGTPVVDIKSASTRADE from the coding sequence ATGAACGAGTACACGCTGGAGCCGGTTGGTTTCATCCGGTCGACGGTGCAGGGACGCGAAGACGCGCCGCGGCAGGGACCGGAAGGAGCCCCGGATGCGTGGCTCGAGATCGAACCGCGATTCGCGGACGCGCTGCTTGGTATGGAGGTTGGTCACGAGCTGATTGTGATCACCTGGTTGGATAAGGCGGACCGCGCGGTCTTGAAGAACCATCCGCGGAGTGATGAGAGCCGTCCGCTTACCGGCGTCTTTTACACGCGCTCGCCGGCGCGACCAAATCCGCTCGGCTTGCACCCGGTCATCGTGCGCGAGATCGATGGCACGCGCTTAAAGATCGGGCCAATCGAAGCGTTCGATGGCACTCCGGTGGTCGATATCAAGTCAGCGTCGACGCGGGCGGACGAGTAA
- a CDS encoding alpha/beta hydrolase: MAGSSKTIFYSIFSILAALIAAAALAADSNGQGGGKTGYVDVSGAKLYYEECGSGPAVVLLHDGLLDSKSWDEVWQRLGAKCHVIRYDRRGYGRSDPATSSFSPVEDLAKLLTHLKVQHTVVAGSSSGGALAIDFAIEQPEMTVGLFLIGPVLHGMDFSAEFRARANRNNEPMERDDVRAMARNWSQDKFLLTGPNEKARRKIYEHLVANAEKLKKYDGALENKLAPPASERLGEIKAPTLILLGEGDIGDVQVHTRAISGGISGSERIVVKGAGHLIQLEKPDDLIKRLKDFAERCVHK, from the coding sequence ATGGCGGGAAGCAGCAAGACTATTTTCTATTCCATCTTTTCTATCCTCGCTGCGCTGATCGCAGCTGCAGCTCTCGCGGCCGATTCAAACGGGCAGGGCGGAGGCAAGACTGGTTACGTTGATGTCTCCGGAGCGAAACTTTACTACGAAGAATGCGGTTCCGGTCCGGCGGTAGTTCTCTTGCATGATGGCTTGCTTGACTCCAAGTCGTGGGACGAGGTCTGGCAACGGCTCGGGGCGAAGTGCCATGTGATCCGGTATGATCGACGCGGTTACGGGCGTTCCGATCCGGCCACCAGTTCGTTTTCGCCGGTCGAGGACCTGGCGAAACTGCTGACGCACTTGAAGGTGCAACACACGGTAGTGGCCGGCAGCTCATCAGGCGGCGCACTCGCGATCGATTTTGCCATTGAGCAACCGGAGATGACGGTTGGGCTGTTTCTGATTGGCCCGGTCCTGCACGGCATGGACTTCAGCGCTGAGTTTCGGGCGAGAGCGAATCGCAACAATGAGCCGATGGAGCGCGACGATGTCCGCGCAATGGCTAGGAATTGGTCGCAGGACAAGTTTCTCCTCACGGGCCCGAATGAGAAGGCGCGCCGCAAAATCTACGAGCATCTCGTCGCGAACGCGGAAAAGCTAAAGAAATACGACGGCGCTCTCGAAAACAAACTCGCGCCGCCAGCCAGCGAACGGCTCGGCGAGATCAAAGCGCCGACGCTGATTCTCCTTGGTGAAGGCGACATCGGGGATGTGCAGGTTCACACTCGGGCGATCAGCGGCGGTATCAGCGGATCCGAGCGGATCGTGGTAAAGGGCGCCGGCCACCTAATCCAACTCGAGAAACCGGACGACCTAATCAAGCGGCTGAAGGATTTCGCCGAGAGGTGCGTGCACAAATGA
- a CDS encoding secondary thiamine-phosphate synthase enzyme YjbQ, producing MKSLTEHLWFEVPGRRGFINITPTIEQLVTRSGVAEGLCLANAMHITASVFINDDESGLHHDYEVWLEKLAPHAPTSAYRHNRTGEDNADAHLKRQIMGREVVVAITKGSLDLGPWEQIFYGEFDGRRKKRVLVKIIGE from the coding sequence TTGAAATCGCTCACCGAACACCTCTGGTTCGAAGTTCCGGGACGCCGGGGGTTCATCAACATCACGCCGACGATCGAGCAATTGGTCACCCGGAGCGGCGTTGCCGAAGGTCTCTGCCTGGCCAACGCCATGCACATCACGGCGTCCGTCTTCATCAACGACGATGAATCCGGTCTGCACCACGATTACGAGGTCTGGCTCGAGAAGCTGGCGCCGCACGCGCCCACCTCTGCCTATCGCCACAATCGCACCGGCGAAGACAACGCCGACGCCCATCTCAAGCGCCAGATCATGGGCCGCGAAGTTGTCGTCGCGATCACCAAAGGCAGTCTCGATCTCGGTCCCTGGGAGCAAATCTTCTACGGCGAATTCGACGGCCGCCGGAAGAAGAGGGTTTTGGTCAAAATCATCGGCGAATAG